The genomic region TTGTGGACAATGAGAAGAAACCCGCGATGGGATATGTGTATGAAGCCATGGAAAGGGCCAAACTTGCAATTGCAGCAGCTTTGGGCAAAGATAGCAATGAATACATTCTTGTATCCGAGATAATTGACAAAAGGTGGAACTGTACACTTCACCATCCCTTACACGCAGCGGGTTACTACTTGAACCCGGAGTTTTATTGCTACAATGAGACGATTGAGAGTGACAAGGAAGTAACAGTTGGACTGCACGATTGCATTAACAGACTTGTCCCTGAGAAGGCCAAGCAAGATTTGATCATGGCTGAATTGATTCAGTGGATTAACCAGGAATTTAAAATATAATATACGTAATGAATTTCATTATATGTTACAGCTGAGTGGTGGAAATTGTATGGCAAAGGAACCCCCAATTTGCAGCAGTTAGCTATCAGGGTGCTCAGCCTAACATGTAGTGCATCCGGCTGTGAACGGAACTGGAGCACCTTTGAGCATGTAAAAGATCAAACCTTTAAAATATATTTACGAAGTTTCAGTGTTATCATCTAATATTTTTCATTCTTATCAGATTCATTCAAAGAAAAGGAATCGGCTAGAACACAAAAAACTGCATGATCTTGTGTATGTTAAGTACAACAACATGCTTAAGAATCGACGTGATTCGAATGCAGCCTATGATCCGATATCCTTGGAAGAAATTGATGATAGTAAtgaatggttaaccgggcagatGGCTGACGAACGGGTTTTTGATGATGATGGAAACCTGACTTGGAATGTTGTAGCAGAGGCAAGTGGTGCTGGAGAGGTTAGGCGAACAAGATCTTCGCAGCCTTCATCTTCAAAACCAGCATCTTCAAAGCGTACTTTAATTGATGAAGATAGTGAAGAAGACCAAGTGGAGGAAGCTGAACCGTATGTAATTGAAGTTGATGACACATCTGATGGTTTTGATGATTGATGAAGATGATACTTTTGATGATTGATGAAGATCTTTTGGATTTCAAGTAACTTTTTGTTTTAAGAGTTTGAACATTTCTGTTTTACGTGTTTTGTTATCTCAGAATTTTGAAGTGCTAGTATTAATGTTATGGTTTTCGTTTTGAGTACTTTATTCCCTTAATGAACTTTCATTTTTATATTTAAGTGCGCTTTTTTTTTCTCGggcccacgctttttttgcgcctatcGCCTAGGCCCTAATCGGTGCCTATGCGCCTAGAGTGCGCTTCGCGCCTTTGACAACTATGGTATGTATTGTTTTCAAAGtaaaataaatatgatttttcTAACAAATCACACTTGATTGTTGAACGGAGAGAGTATTTTGAAAACTACACATGtctaaacaaacaaaaataaaattatcTATACGTTAGCAAGCTTACCTCAACAACAAGGAATCTTCAGCATCACCATAGAACTTGACATCATAAGCAGGCCCATCATGCCCATGAAGTAAACAATGTGGTTCAGCTACAAATAAACTAAAGAAAGCCACAATAAGCACACTGTTAAGGGGCGATTATTATGTGTAATGAATCATAAAGAAAATAGTGTTTGGTTTGGGTGTGCTTCTGCAGTATGAGGTTGTAATATACAATAATAATCACATTTAATCAGTTCCACCTAAATGCATTTTCAGATCTTAAAAAAAAGGCTTTGTTTGTCTAACCACTACTTCCAATTCATAAAAGAAGAATTAAAAATAACTTACTTTTGAGCCCTAGAATTCCCAAAACCTGGTGACTgcaaaaccaaataaaaacacTCTTAACATATAGATACACAaatattgagagagagagagagagaaagaaaagtaTGTTGTGACATACGAGGGAGGAGATTAGAGAGGACAAGGAGTAGGTTGCGATGGAACCATCGCTAGAGGCAGCCACGATGAAATTAGGGTTAGTAGGAGAGGGGGAGAAGACGGTACGGAAGATGGTGAGGGATGTGGATTCCCTGTCTGCTAAGATGCTGTCTCTGTAGGCGTCTTCATCCCACTGCCTGCAGTCTCCACCCTCTACCACCGCCATTTTTATTGATCACTGCTGGTGGTGGTGTTGCACCAAAGGTTTTTTAGCTGCTTCCAACACTGCACTATTAGACCATCCACAGCCTAAAAATGTGCTGCTAGACACCTAGCACATCACAAAAATACTCATACTTTAAAAACACTCCATTATTGTTTGACCAATCAGAAGCTTCCAAGTATTGTTTGACCAATCAGAAGCTTCTAAGTATTAttttttgttttacttttttaaaagataataatttGGTAATCATTGATGGGCATTATACTACTACACCCATATATGAAAAACGTCCCATAATGACCCTTTGCTAACTGGGCTGTCAGATGACGCAAAACGCCCAAAATTGAAACATTATCATTACACATGGTCTTATACCCAAAAACATTAGCACATCATAACcatctttaaaaaaaatccatCTCTATCTATGTTATATATACCTAAAAGGACAAGGTGGCCCACAATTTGGttgtttttagtgtttttatAAGAAAAACATATAGGCACAAAAACTAGGTCCACAATAAGTAAAAATGGATAATATggaaaaatgagtaaaagtaatACCCAAAAAATATTATTGTGAATGCTCTTTAATGTTATCATAGTAAATAAAATTACTAAATCTTCCATTAAGGTTTTTCTTTTAACTAACAATTTTTTACTTCTAAATACCGTTTAATTTTATCGTTACCTGAATTTAAACCTACGTCATTTTTGCAACACCATTTACTTCTAAATACCGTTTAACTTTGTCGTTGCCTGAATTCAATCCCAATGACAAACATCATATCACTAAAGCGCTAGGTCATTAGCATTAGTTGTGAGATCAAATATGACATACGTACTCAAGTATAGTTAATTACCTAATGGAATATAATGTGTCAGTTACTTAgccacaacttttttttttttgttaccaATAGATTTCTAATGCTGTATCTTCATTTGGATTGTTTGCATGTGGTTTGGTTTTGAGTTTAGAGTCTTATTGAAGCCCGCCTCTCTATCTATACAGATAGAAATAAAGTTTGTTAATTAATACGTACATAGGTATAAAAACTACCGTTGCATCTAGTAACCACTCGTTTGGTTGTAAAAAACATAATACTTCTATAAAGATATTTGAACTGTTTTGGTCATTTGATGGTTTGTTTATTTTGTAAAATGCGACAACTCTTACGATTATGATTATTAGGTACCAAAGCTGTAGGGGAAGATGTGGATTTACCACCACTATGTCCAGGTGCTTATTATGACATTGACGAAGGTAACACTCTATTGTTTTGAGTTACGAAACTAATTAAGATCTTGCTTAAGCTTGAGTTTCATATTCTTGGAAAGCAATCTGATATTACTAATtatatgtgtattttttttttgtcaaaagtaAGAAAAAGGTACCCAGGTATTGGAATCCACCTACTTGATATTGTGCTACTATTGGGCGAAGATCGTCGCCTAGTTGAAAAAGTTGCCGGAGAGTCTATTGAAGCTGCTTTGCGTCGGATGCGTCGTGTTAAAGCTAATGATGAAGGCTTGAAAGAGGTATGCATAGGTAGTTGGTATTTGATCTTTTATTTTGTAAAATCAATGATATGATTATAATAAGTAACTAACTACATATTTTTGGAACAATTTATAGGCTGCAAAGCTGAAGTGATTCGATGATCCTGCTCTCGACTGTTTGATTGGGTTGTTGGTAAAACTTATAAGTTATAACATATTTCAAATGTTTTGTACTTATACTTGACAAGAAGTAGAATTACAATCGACGGAGTTGAAAGGATTTTAAGACTTCGATGTATTCAGCTATGTGTCTTGTGGCTTCCTAATCCTACTTCTTAATATATAACGTTTTCTGAAGTATGGTCCCAAATTGTTTGTTATTATACTTGTAAAACATATCATCCAAGACGATATCAACTAGTTTTTTGCCCACACGCGTCTTGTGTCAGGCTTTCAACCTGAATGCGGTTTGATCCAATATCCAACCCGCTCAACATGTCCATCTTGCCACCTCTAAATCATACAGCGTTAGAGCCGATAGAAATACGACCCagccggtttttttttttttttaaatatcattATGTTATCctcagttttttttatttatatgtatTTAGCAGACTATTTAGATTTTGATTTTCAGGGCCGTTCCTAGGTTTTTGGAGACCCTAAGCGAACTTTGAAGTGGAGGCTTTTTTTTGCAAAATTACCCTTTCAACATATTTAGTAACAAAACTCTCATCCTTTACCCGGGCTTGGGACCGGCAATTATAAACTAAAAAGTTTATAGTTGGCGaagttaaaaaaaattggttGAAAGTTGTATGTTTTGTATAAATTAAGTATACGTTTAAATAAAATTGAATTTTCTAGCTTTAACCAAGGTAAATTGTTTAATGAAAGAATCGTAATCAAGTTCTTCTAAAAAATCTCTTTCAATTAACCCTAAACAACAAATTAAAAATATACAAACAACCAAGCCTAGTGTCTAAATAACAAGACCAGTAATAAGCATTAATTCCCTATACAACAACTTGATTCAGAAAAATAGTAACTTATGAAAGAAGAATGAGGATATCAGATATCTAACCTGCTGAATAAGCCCTAATTCCCGAATCAATCAACGTCTACCACAAATTAATCAACGCCTGCCACTGCCACAAATCGAAGAACTGAATCGAACTTCGAAGAACTGATTCACTGAATCGATTATCAAAGAACTGATGATTTAATCGAACAACATATATTTTCGTAATCGAAGAACTGATTCACTGAAGAACATATATTTTCGAACAAcgtctgatttaatcagtaatCACACGGTTTGGTTTGTTTGAAATCGAAGAAGTGTTTGTAATCAAATGGAAGAACTGAAGAAGATATAGATGTAAAAAAGCAAAAAGAGCCGTTACCGACCTTTGTTCTTCAATTTCATCTGGACATCATCTGCAGCcgcggtttggtttggtttgtttgAAATCGAAGATCTGTTCGGATTCTGCAGCCGCGACCTTTCCGTTCTTCAATTCATCATCTGCGCGTGTGTTTACGCCTTGCCTTTTGTGTTTGGATAGTTTGGACGGGCTTTCATGTTTGGGCTGTTTGCTTTAAAAATTAAAACTCAAAATGGGCCTAGTATAGGAAAAACCCACAACAAGGCCTTTCAAATTGGGTGGCCTAGACCTGTGCCTAGGGTCGGAAGCccattgggccggccctaattTTGAATAGAAATGTTCAAATCAAATTGATCTTCAGCACTTTATTGTTATGATGCCTTTGCATTTGTACTTCCCTCATCAGTTAGGAGCTTTCAAGAACCCATGGTACACACAATGGAGAAAACTTTTGCTAGGCCCTTACTAATTAGACCCTTTTCACATATTATGCTGCTAATAAAAAATATCACGTGTATTCCAAATAACCAACTTTAAGGTGATTAGGAACACACGCCAAAATGAAACACCCTTGATCGGCGGTCGTGGCTGTGTTGCACAAAAGTTTTTGGTGCTTCAGCactccattgttattgttgttatctGACAATAATTTTTATATCTAAATACCCCGTTTAATCTTATAGTTACACTATTTTTGTAGAGGGAAACATTATACCACTAGAATACTAATCTTTTATTAAGTTGTGCACACTAAAACGACATAAGAGCAAAGTATCCACAATGTAATACTACCCAAACCTCTATCTTAGCGTCACATTATATTTTAAAACTTTCCTCTGAAAATTGTAACCTTTTCTACGACGACAAATCTTGGTTACAAACTCCACCCACAATGTTCATCCAGACTTCTCCAAACCATCCACATTGTAGATGCTCTAACAATTAAACTattttttaactttaataattataTTATAGCATTTAACGTGTAACAACTCTAGATCACCTTGTTTTGGCCGAGAATGTTTAGCCTGAAATAGTTAATTGTTTACATTCGATTTGTGATTATATCATATTATCTTAGGGTACCTAGTTTTATTATTGTTACAATTGTGATGTTTACGGTATTGGCTAGCTTTGGTCAACGTTTCTTACAAGTAGGTCAACCCAAAATATAATCGATTCTCAGGCCATGTCACAAATTGCCACTCTTGATACGTCTTTGTAgattttttgtgggtttttgttaaAACCTCAATAAGTTAAACCCGAAAACAATAACTACAAAGACATTCACATTCACTATTTGTACGGAAGGTGTTTTAAAGTTTTAGCAGCAAGAGAGCAAACTTAGACTTAATATAAAACTACCACCTTCATAATATGTAACAAGCTAACTAACGACACAAAAACGCCTTCACCAAAGTTTTTAATCACATAATAATACTTCACTGTGCTATGCCACCATCACCACTTCACCACGAGAACCTGCCAGAAATAGTATGTTAGAGACTTAGAGGCGTTCATCAAGACAAAGACAAGAAAACTAACAAGTAACTGTAAACCAGACCAATATAAACCGATTTGAACATACCAGATTGTAAACAAACAAATTTAGGATATTTTTTAGtttaaaagatgaaaataatGTTGTTTCAAGTTTGCTTTTCAAAATACTGGTCAATGGTCAATGacccttttttaaaaaaaaaaaaaaaaaatcctgaaCCAAAAACTGAATTGAGAATCGTTTATCGACACGAAACCCGATAACCACACTCAAACCAAGCCAAATGAAAACGCTGGTTCCGATTTGGTCTTGGGTTTTGTCAGATCAGAGCATTTTAAGGACAGAGAATGTGGAATATTACATTTTTCATAAATCTCTTTGGCCAACTGTAAGAAGGCTTCGGCTTCTTCAGCCATTTTGGAGACCCGTTCGGCTTCTTTCACAGCTTCTGCTGCCACAAACGACTTATTTTCTGCTTCAGCAACTTTATACGCGGCAGCAACAGCTGCTTCTTCTAACGTTTCACCAAGATGACTGTTGATTGGACCAGATAGTCTGGGTCGAATCTCTTTGGGCTTTGGAATCGGGCCCTTGGTTCCATTCACTACCTCCCTTCGAAGTCGGTAGCCGTTCTGGACCTAATCACTCGCATAAACTGTTCCTTGTCAAAAACTAATTTTAACAAATACTATATCAAATACTTTGGCAAGATGGATCAAAAACACCACTTACATACAATTCATATTTAAGAACTAAAAAAATCCACTTTCATGTCGAACAATAAAACTTATCCCCAATCCCaattaaaaaaatgaaacacTTTTATAAAGTTTGACACGAACATAAGACAAATTCACCTTTTCAAGCTTCTCTTGAGAAACAAGCCTTCTTAACCTTGCACTTAACTGTCTCCTAAAATTTGGGTGCACTTCATGTCTTTTCTACATATCACAATTCAGAAATACAACCGGTTACAAATATTCTTAGCCATTAATAACATCATGTATCAGCATAATGTTCAAAAAATCATATTTTGGACAGATTAGTGATTACGTACCTCAATGAAGCTAACCATAGCACTGATATCAGATCCATTTGGATCCCTTAAGGTTGACAGTGCTTCATATATCATAGCATCATAGCTGAATAACGAAACAAAAAAGTTAAATACCTTCCAAATATTTGAAACACACGGATTACAATCAGATAATTATAATGCAAATGTAAATGCAATGTAGGATTGGAAAGCAGCAGAAAGCATGTAAATACCTTGAAGCGGTCTTGCCATCTAGTAAGCATTTGGAAGCATCATCCATATGCACATCTGTAGATACTGGATCAACTACAGCCAGAGCTGAGGGGCCAGGAGCCTGTGACATAGGTGATGGAGTAGCAGGAGAATCTGTGTTACTTTTCGGTTTCGGTGTTCTTGATTTTTCCCTTGGACCTTGGCCGTTTGCACTCACACTCATATTCCGCCATTTATCCTAGAAAGAGATAACAGCAGTTTATACGAATAGTCATATGGCAAAGTTAAGTTGTGATGGCGTATTGAAACGTGGACATCAATGTTTTCAGCGAAAACCTATGACCTAGATTAAAAATACAAATAATGGCCCCAAAAAACTTCAGTGTGGTGGTAGCAATGAATAATGATTCAAGATTAACACCAACATATAACTACTAAAAGTAGGGCTGCAAACAAACCCaacgttcggcgggaagttcgtttgtttattaaacaaacgaacacgaacaagaaattccgttcgcttagttaaatgaacaaacatgaacagagtccgtgttcgttcatttatgttcatgaacgtttggtAACATGTTCGTTTGAGTTCGATAGTGCAGTAGtgattttagtttttatttagagtaaattgccaaaattgtccctgaggtttggttatgtttgccagtttcatccaaaacaacttttttgtaccatattgccATTCACTTTTAgaattttttgccattttcatcccaaACGTCTAACTTTTTTGCTAAAATCGTCCTTAAGGTTTgtgattttttgccattttcatccaaatatatGACAGAAAAAATAACCTAAAttagacatttggatgaaaatggcaaaaaatcttAAAAGTGAAAGACAATATGGtgcaaaaaaattgttttggatgaaactgacaaacatgcccaaacctcagggacgatttttgcaatttactcttttatttaaatgcttcaaaattccgacaaataaaatatttaataagtgtcatTGTATCATATATTATGTTCAttaacgcttgtttgtgttcgtttgtttccatttgtgttcatgaacatgaGTTTGTGCTCacgaacagtttgtgaacacatatatttcttgtTTGGTAAGTATTCATGAACAGTTTGTGAACACATATTTCTTGTTgagtaagtgttcatgaacagtttgtgaacacatatatttcttaacaaacgaattGCAGCCCTAATTAAAAGAACAAAGTCTCCTCAAAATTTTATAAATGAATGTTCAATATCAAAGTCCAAAATGCATCTGACATCAGGATTCACAAACAGTAAGTCTAAAACCTAATGGCACGTAGAATGTTTCAGTTCCATAGATCAAACAACTTCTATCCTAAATCCGCAATGTAAGTAGTCTTTTTGTTACAAGTTTAACACGTAATTCATATACTTATCCCAAAACTTATGTAAATTTCGAAACTCATAATTAGCACGTCTAACACCATGTTTATCGTATAATGCGACATGAATAAATCATCCACATATAATCTATAGAAATTAAATCAGAGATAAATACATATATAGAGAGAACCTTGAGATCGATGTTGGAGCGAGAATAGAGGAAGGGATTGAACTCCGGATCCCTTTGGATGTTCTTCCATTTACCGGTGCCATGTTTGGCGACGCCGGCGCGTAGAGCTTCTTCCTCCTCCGCCGTCCACTTCTGCTTTGGATTCCCCATCGCCGGTCGCCGCTCGAATTATTTTTCGCGCTTTTAAACCCTAATTAGAGATGATGTTTATCAGAGAACCTCGCAGGAGAGAACTTTTCCATTAAGGGCAAAACCGATATTTACCCGGTCAATTTTTcagttttccttttttttttcttccttATCAAGTTTAAGTAAAGTACAATTTAAATCCTAATGTTTTATTTACGAGTAAACTACTATTTTGGTACCTAAAGTTTGGTTATTTTTATCACTTTAATCTAAAACTCAAATCTTctgaatctgggtccctgtggtttcagttttattgtcattttggtcaaAAAAATAAATCAGACCATATTTGTCTAATAAAATCAAgttattttgtctttttcctcatTATAATTAAATAATCCCTTTGACCACATAAAAGTACAGACTTATCATCTTCCCCAAACACCCTCCTACGTCGATCCAGCCGCCAAACACCGCCCCGCCTCCTCCTTCTTCTCATCGTCGTCGCCATAGATGGTGGGTGTGCAAGGCTAACACCGGCCCGCCGCTGTGAGAACAAAactgttcatcatcatcatcgtcggAATCGTCTATTTGCTGGAGAAAACAGCTGGATGCGAACCTTAAGAGGCTTCAATCTCTTCTATTCGGGGCAGATATCGCTATCCAGAATGGAGATTACAGTTAGGCTCAACTACTATCTCTCAGTCTCATCGGTTTTATTGATTCTCCGTCTCATGGAGCAGATAATTGCCGGAAGGACCGGTTCGTGTGTTAACACTTGTTGTTTACTGGAGTTGTTTTTGTAATTGATTTGTGTGCACTGGATTTGTTGTTGTTGATATAGTGCAAGTTCTAGGTATTATAATGACCATTTTGCTCCtgagaaaaatgacaaaataCTAGAATTTTAttagacaaatatgacctgattctCCGTCTCATGGAGCAGATAATTGCCGGAAGGACCGGTTCGTGTGTTAACACTTGTTGTTTACTGGAGTTGTTTTTGTAATTGATTTGTGTGCACTGGATTTGTTGTTGTTGATATAGTGCAAGTTCTAGGTATTATAATGACCATTTTGCTCCTGAGAAGAATGACAAAATACCAGAATTTTAttagacaaatatgacctgattttacttttggaccaaaatggcaataaaactaaaaccacagggatccagattcaaaaggtttgagttttgaactaaagtggcaaaagtgacaaaacctcaaggaccaaaatggcaatttactctttatttaCGAAGATCATTCTGAGTCTTCACTTTAGAAAAAACTTGTCTTTTTAACAATACTTACAGAATCATCCCCTTAATTTTACTCAACTTTTGCTTAGTTAAACAATATTTACACTTTTCTACATTATTTTAAACCAACTATCACCACGATTTTAGACGACAATATACTCCTACTGCTTCTTGGTTGTATAAGCATGGGCTTTGGCAAACCTTTTTGTTGGCGTCAACAAGTTTCCAACGCAAAGACGAGTTCTCTTGGGCCTGTTTGTCTAAAGTTTCTTGGTAAATCCGTTTATCCTTCGCAAATTCAACCCAATCAGCCCTTAGTACTTGCCACTCACGCACAATCTCCATTCTTGAGGAAAAGAAGTTAAAAACCATGGTAATGTAATTGTTGTATAGATCGAGGCACAGACACTATCTCTGTAAAAAATGTGTTCCACCGGGGGGCTGTGGAGTCAAAGGTGTGACAGGTTTCGACCTTATCAAAACGAGTCCCTTGGGTCAAGTTCCAACGAGGCCGGCGGGGCAAATTATCCTCGAGGGGATTATATTGTCCGTAATACTACTCCGCCCTGCCATCATCCACAAACGCTTCATGCTGAtgctcaccaccaccaccttaaCAGTTACGCGACAAGTGCCCGATGCTTGTTTCCGGGACGGAATTATAGGATACTTCTTCAAATTCTTCTTCAGTCTTAAGAGCTTCTCTCTCAACACTCTTAAGAATCGGACCCTCTTTCTCTACTGTGGGGGTTGAAGTAATTATCTTCTCAGCAACAAGACCCCCCTGCTCAATGTTTTCCCCTTATCAGAGGATTCAGCGATGTTAGGGGGACATTAGACGTCCTTAGCTATCGGCGGTGTGAATTTGACAGTAATCTTCGGGTTCACATTCCCACCAAACCGAGATCCCATGTCGTCGTTTTTTCTTTAACCTTGATATGTATTACACAAGTAATATGATCTCAGAAAAGGAAAACACTTAAATAAGGTAGTTATAGAGGAACGCAAACATAACTTGGTATCAGCAAGCATGTCTGACAACTTAACCCTCTTGTGTGAAGGCTTCAAAGCAGCAAGGTCTATCATTCCCTCGGAATCCTGAGGCTCCTCCGCCCGCCCAAGCACCTACCTTTTCTTGACATCCAATTTTTCCTTGGCCTCATTCATTTGTATCTGTTGGGTCCGGATATGCGCGGGCATGGAGGTGTAGCCAatgcggggggggggggtggtgaCAGAAACTCACTGGATGAAGCAATAGACTTCTCACTCTAGAGGATCAAGATTGCATCACCCCGTAGGTGTCACTACGGTAAAGGGTTTCGCAACTGTTAAGACATGGAGCGCAAATGAGATCGCGGTAGGCTGGCTCACAGGATCCTCTAGCCGTAGGAATAAAAATTGATCACTCGTCTGATCCAATCAAGGCTTCTCGCCCGGATGTAGATCACGTGAATCCAATTTCCCCCTCGCGGGCTTTATGAGTGTCCCAAACACGCTTGAAGTTACAAAACACAGTTCTTCAGCAACATGAAAACATAAACACAAGGAAGAAAAGGCATAAGAAAAAAGAATCTTGCGATGGCCATGAACGTCATAATAGGGCACCTTGTTCGCCTTGTTCTAGTTTCGACTCAAATCGATGACCACCAATGCAAGCTCCTTAATCAATTTCATTGGTGTAGGCTGACGTGTCAACGTCTCATACCATGGGGCCTCTTTAAACTTAATCACCCGAAAGTTCCTAATCTTCAGTTTTGGATCGCTGAAGGACATATAGGTAGGGATGACTCCTTTCGCAGATATAGAAAAACTTGTCTCCATTCATGGAGACTCCGCAACGGGTCTAACCCTATCGCCTTCACTCTAGCACGTTGAGCAAACGAGAACCAACTGGAAGCACGACCAGTTCGTAGAAGACGTTAAACATCTCGCACATCGGTGTAATCCTATAAGCTTTACAGAAGAACATGGCGTTAGGTTAAGAAATATGCATGTCGTATTTCACGAGCAAACTAGAAAAGAACTTCGGGACCAGTGGACGGAAGTTCCAATCATGAAAAACTCTGAATATAAAGGCAATCTACCCTGGCAGGGGCTCCGCCACCGTCATATTATCGATCGGAAACTCAACCTCCCACTCCAAATTGAAAGTCGGCTCATTCACGATAGCTTCGATGTCCTAGTTACTCCATTTAATTGGGATCTCAGCAGCAATAGGGGTCAGCCCTTTACACCCCTTTCTTCGCTTCCATTTCGAGTTCAGGATCGACTTGTATACATGATTTCAGAAAAAAAATATGGAAATGATCAAGAAAAGTTTGATGGTCTTCAGTAATTTTCAGGAGAAAAATATG from Helianthus annuus cultivar XRQ/B chromosome 10, HanXRQr2.0-SUNRISE, whole genome shotgun sequence harbors:
- the LOC110886981 gene encoding telomere repeat-binding factor 4; this encodes MGNPKQKWTAEEEEALRAGVAKHGTGKWKNIQRDPEFNPFLYSRSNIDLKDKWRNMSVSANGQGPREKSRTPKPKSNTDSPATPSPMSQAPGPSALAVVDPVSTDVHMDDASKCLLDGKTASSYDAMIYEALSTLRDPNGSDISAMVSFIEKRHEVHPNFRRQLSARLRRLVSQEKLEKVQNGYRLRREVVNGTKGPIPKPKEIRPRLSGPINSHLGETLEEAAVAAAYKVAEAENKSFVAAEAVKEAERVSKMAEEAEAFLQLAKEIYEKCSRGEVVMVA